From a region of the Marinilabiliales bacterium genome:
- a CDS encoding T9SS C-terminal target domain-containing protein has product MRTFTLLLLGFIAITAVRAEENTMTLRFTANHTCTYIQLDSVLVENLTREGSRALYYPDTVLTIVPTFIDQLDEAYDGLYVSQNYPNPFSAVTDIDIYVPDPDLFRINVHDMSGRLLVVHDAKLEQGMHHFTFHACNQQSYLLTVNSGKYSQRRIMIQSGRGGRSTSRIEYNGMSRSGRTGQAESAPTIKATLKSSPGFDYEPGDELRFTGYVTSPFSYEIDYGVITDTPETDTDYLFDLADSAPDRPSDISGPETVMKYSGNLGYEIESSPGLTYNWSVPEGWSIAAGQGTNAVTVDSGAESGNIEVRAVNNCGEGPPSILHVTILHTLTLQASPPGTGTVTGAG; this is encoded by the coding sequence ATGAGGACATTTACCCTTCTGCTTTTAGGTTTTATAGCAATTACAGCCGTTCGGGCTGAAGAGAACACCATGACCCTGAGGTTTACAGCAAACCATACATGCACCTATATACAGCTTGACAGCGTGCTGGTTGAGAACCTCACCAGGGAAGGCTCCAGGGCTCTTTACTATCCCGACACGGTGCTGACGATCGTCCCTACATTCATAGATCAGCTTGATGAAGCGTATGACGGACTCTATGTCTCCCAGAACTACCCCAACCCTTTCTCGGCTGTTACCGACATAGATATATACGTGCCCGACCCTGACCTTTTCAGGATAAATGTGCACGATATGTCGGGAAGACTGCTGGTGGTTCATGACGCAAAACTTGAACAGGGCATGCACCACTTCACCTTTCATGCCTGCAACCAGCAGAGCTACCTTCTTACTGTCAACTCCGGCAAATACAGTCAGAGGAGGATAATGATACAATCCGGCAGGGGCGGGAGATCCACCTCCAGAATAGAATATAACGGGATGTCACGAAGCGGCAGAACCGGGCAGGCAGAGTCCGCGCCAACTATAAAGGCCACCCTCAAGTCATCCCCCGGATTCGATTACGAACCCGGAGATGAACTCAGGTTCACGGGCTACGTTACAAGTCCTTTTTCCTATGAGATTGATTACGGAGTCATTACCGACACACCTGAAACGGATACCGATTACCTGTTTGACCTGGCTGACTCGGCACCGGACCGGCCCTCGGATATATCAGGGCCTGAAACTGTTATGAAGTATTCAGGCAATCTCGGCTATGAAATAGAATCCAGTCCGGGATTAACCTACAACTGGAGCGTGCCGGAAGGCTGGTCTATTGCAGCAGGACAGGGGACCAATGCTGTTACAGTCGATTCGGGGGCTGAATCGGGCAACATAGAGGTCAGGGCAGTGAACAACTGCGGTGAAGGTCCACCCAGCATACTCCATGTAACCATCCTGCACACATTGACCCTGCAGGCATCACCTCCGGGAACAGGTACTGTAACGGGAGCAGGC
- a CDS encoding TonB-dependent receptor has translation MTRIARISIIAAVILTILVPVSATAQGYVVTGTVSDAETGETLVGATVFVPDIQFGVVTGPEGNYRLPLPDGQYRVIFSFVGYENYEAVVDPQISALDAELRVSSVSLDEVVVSARQADRNVERAEMSTIAVSMEAIRNVPAFLGEVDVLRTIQLLPGVQSAGDGNTGFFVRGGDADQNMVLFDNAMVYNASHLFNFFSVFNPDAVADIRLYKGGIPPSYGGRLSSVLDVEMRSGSMDEYGFTGGIGLISSRISAEGPIQEGRSSFLVAGRRTYADLFLRLSPDENQRDSRLWFYDLNTRMNYVVNERNRIFLSAYHGKDLTAFSDLFGFDWGNSTGSLRWNSTFSDNFAGNFSLLYSNYRFNITGDVGPASFRWQSDIDNVNLRADFNYFSDTGSTLSFGAGTVLHMLDPGTIRAELTGASSTTAELTPGYALEHGIYINNEQSFFDNRLLVVYGVRGSLFQVLGPGKQYVFDRSAPQAWEVADTVILERGNIYESFGGLEPRVSLRVSTGPGSSVKASYNRMIQYIQQAQGSQSVAPYDVWYMSSNNIPPQVADQVAVGYFRNFLGNRVETSVELYYKDMSAISDVIDNGDILGNELLEGQLRVGDGWSYGAEFLVRKDEGRFSGFAGYTWSRTRRQIDGINEGRPYYAPNDRRHDLSLTGGYSITPAVSVSMSFVYATGRAFTLPEGKMFYQGAFAPVYAERNSSRLPAYHRLDLSVTYTPQRRGLNRRFSGDWNFSVFNVYGRVNPISVSFAEDADRPGIPRSSFFYIPGPVPAVTYNFKF, from the coding sequence ATGACCCGGATAGCACGTATATCAATTATTGCAGCAGTGATTCTCACTATACTGGTGCCTGTAAGTGCAACTGCCCAGGGCTATGTCGTGACCGGCACCGTTTCTGATGCCGAAACCGGTGAAACCCTTGTTGGCGCAACTGTTTTTGTGCCCGATATACAGTTTGGTGTTGTTACCGGCCCGGAAGGGAATTACCGGCTACCCCTGCCTGACGGCCAATACAGGGTAATCTTTTCGTTTGTTGGATATGAGAATTATGAGGCAGTGGTCGATCCTCAGATATCCGCGCTTGATGCTGAGCTCCGTGTATCGAGTGTAAGCCTTGACGAGGTTGTGGTTTCTGCAAGGCAGGCCGACCGTAACGTTGAGCGTGCCGAGATGAGTACCATAGCTGTCAGCATGGAGGCCATACGTAATGTGCCTGCATTCCTCGGCGAAGTTGATGTGCTGCGTACTATCCAGCTATTGCCCGGAGTGCAGTCGGCCGGCGACGGCAATACAGGTTTTTTTGTCCGCGGCGGCGATGCCGACCAGAACATGGTTCTGTTTGACAATGCCATGGTATACAACGCATCTCACCTGTTTAACTTCTTCTCGGTATTCAATCCCGATGCAGTTGCCGATATCCGGCTCTATAAGGGAGGCATACCCCCTTCATACGGCGGAAGGCTTTCGTCGGTGCTGGATGTGGAGATGAGGTCGGGCAGCATGGATGAGTACGGTTTTACAGGGGGAATCGGACTGATCTCGAGCAGGATCAGTGCAGAAGGACCAATTCAGGAGGGGAGGAGCAGCTTCCTTGTGGCCGGGAGACGCACCTACGCCGATCTTTTTCTCCGGCTTTCGCCGGATGAGAACCAGCGGGATTCGCGGCTGTGGTTCTATGACCTGAACACCCGGATGAACTACGTTGTGAACGAACGTAACCGGATCTTCCTCTCCGCTTATCATGGCAAGGACCTGACCGCTTTCAGCGACCTGTTTGGTTTTGACTGGGGCAATAGCACAGGCAGCCTGAGGTGGAACAGCACATTTTCAGATAACTTTGCCGGTAATTTTTCGCTCCTTTACAGCAATTACCGGTTCAATATAACCGGCGATGTGGGTCCTGCCTCCTTCAGGTGGCAGTCTGATATCGACAATGTAAACTTAAGGGCCGATTTCAACTACTTTTCTGATACCGGCAGTACTCTCTCATTCGGGGCGGGAACGGTGCTTCATATGCTTGATCCCGGTACCATCAGGGCTGAGCTGACAGGGGCATCGAGTACCACTGCCGAGCTCACTCCCGGCTATGCGCTGGAACACGGGATTTACATCAACAACGAGCAAAGTTTTTTTGACAACAGGCTTCTTGTAGTTTACGGGGTAAGAGGGTCGCTGTTCCAGGTTCTGGGTCCCGGTAAACAGTATGTTTTTGACAGGTCTGCCCCTCAGGCCTGGGAGGTGGCCGATACCGTCATCCTCGAAAGAGGGAATATCTATGAATCTTTCGGGGGACTGGAGCCCAGGGTGAGCCTGAGGGTGAGTACAGGGCCCGGCAGTTCGGTAAAGGCGAGCTACAACCGCATGATACAGTATATACAGCAGGCCCAGGGTTCCCAGTCGGTTGCGCCCTACGATGTCTGGTACATGAGCAGCAACAATATACCGCCGCAGGTGGCCGACCAGGTGGCGGTCGGGTATTTCAGGAACTTTCTCGGTAACCGGGTAGAGACCTCGGTTGAACTCTATTATAAGGATATGTCGGCTATTTCGGATGTTATTGACAATGGTGATATCCTTGGGAACGAGTTGCTCGAGGGACAGCTGAGAGTAGGTGACGGATGGTCGTACGGGGCCGAGTTCCTGGTTCGGAAGGATGAGGGACGGTTCAGCGGTTTTGCCGGCTACACGTGGTCGCGCACCCGAAGGCAGATTGACGGCATCAATGAAGGCAGGCCCTATTATGCACCCAACGACAGGCGGCATGATCTGAGTCTTACCGGAGGGTATTCAATCACCCCGGCCGTGAGTGTTTCGATGAGTTTTGTTTATGCAACGGGAAGGGCCTTTACGTTGCCGGAAGGGAAGATGTTTTACCAGGGAGCCTTTGCGCCTGTTTACGCTGAGAGGAACTCGAGCAGGCTGCCTGCATACCACCGGCTTGACTTGTCGGTTACATACACCCCGCAAAGGCGCGGGTTAAACAGGAGATTCAGCGGCGACTGGAATTTCTCGGTGTTCAATGTTTACGGGCGAGTAAACCCGATCTCGGTATCTTTTGCCGAAGATGCTGACAGGCCGGGCATACCCAGGTCTTCATTTTTTTATATTCCCGGCCCTGTGCCGGCGGTAACGTATAACTTCAAATTCTGA
- a CDS encoding DUF4249 domain-containing protein translates to MLSSTNYHKQAGKLVRWSITGIAAMIVIVFGLVSCEKEVILELSDREGAYLIVEANIDDATAEQWIRLSLSSSYYDVTEGAVVTGADVMVSSGEGEWLFTGKGPDSLAGLYFNSDIGAELVDGSYTLSIEHEGNRYSAVSEYRAVPGIDSVTTRLNFFSSAGLTDERLYDILVHFADLPGKGDHYLIDVTINGKLQTPRPSQKTVISDQDLGSYVSRSVRTINGNDMHAGDTIRLDMRSISREKYEFYQIFFFQTDLSGNPFAGAPPANIPTNMSEGARGFFQVSAVSRAQTRFRK, encoded by the coding sequence ATGTTGAGCAGTACAAATTATCATAAGCAGGCCGGAAAGTTGGTAAGGTGGAGTATAACCGGTATTGCAGCCATGATTGTCATTGTTTTTGGGCTTGTATCTTGTGAGAAGGAGGTTATCCTGGAGCTTTCGGACAGGGAGGGGGCCTATCTTATAGTTGAGGCAAACATCGACGATGCAACGGCCGAACAGTGGATCCGGCTCAGCCTTTCCAGTTCATATTATGATGTGACGGAAGGTGCAGTTGTAACGGGAGCTGATGTTATGGTATCTTCAGGTGAAGGGGAGTGGCTATTTACCGGGAAGGGGCCTGACAGCCTGGCCGGATTATATTTCAACAGCGATATCGGCGCCGAACTTGTCGATGGCAGTTACACTCTTTCTATTGAGCATGAGGGGAACAGATACTCCGCCGTAAGTGAATACAGGGCTGTTCCCGGAATAGATTCTGTCACTACAAGGCTCAATTTTTTCTCATCTGCAGGGCTGACCGACGAAAGGCTTTATGATATACTGGTCCATTTTGCCGATCTGCCGGGCAAGGGTGATCACTACCTGATCGACGTGACAATCAACGGTAAGCTTCAGACCCCGAGGCCCTCGCAAAAAACCGTTATAAGTGACCAGGACCTGGGCAGCTACGTGTCACGGTCGGTAAGGACCATTAACGGCAATGACATGCATGCCGGCGATACCATCAGGCTTGACATGAGAAGCATTTCGCGTGAAAAGTACGAGTTCTACCAGATCTTCTTCTTCCAGACCGACCTTTCGGGCAACCCCTTTGCCGGCGCCCCGCCGGCAAACATACCTACCAACATGAGCGAAGGCGCCAGGGGTTTTTTCCAGGTATCGGCGGTTTCCAGGGCTCAGACAAGGTTCAGGAAGTGA
- a CDS encoding DUF4105 domain-containing protein: MAVCQFIFYYNQMQTRFAFILSVIIGLAAAAPGHGQQPGFRLSSQAKISLLTCSPGDELYSVFGHSAIRVNDPVRDLDWVFNYGTFDFSDPNFYTNFVRGRLNYILSVSEYRHFEQEYRREQRWIWEQDLNITQAEKQYLFDSLLINYQPENRYYLYDFFYDNCATRIRDVFGEAISREIVFDYDVLDKGQSFRELLMPYLREKPWARLGINLALGLPSDKTATPWDYMFLPDHMMTLYEHADFRAGESLAAFTPGSRLILQGEELPRALLRHSPLWLFILVLMGTIILSHFNLQSKKFTWWYDRILFGSVGLLGLLIVFLWFFTDHAVTAWNLNIIWAHPLHFFIIFFLSGKKNFRLINYYFMANLVILILLIFSWPLLPQPLPWVIMPLVMAMVVRSAVIIRMFKPDILGAGQKNSKQVQKSSGTPKQPVTS, from the coding sequence TTGGCAGTCTGTCAGTTCATCTTTTATTATAACCAGATGCAAACCAGGTTCGCATTCATTTTATCAGTAATCATAGGCCTGGCAGCTGCTGCCCCGGGCCATGGGCAACAGCCGGGGTTCAGGCTGAGCAGCCAGGCAAAGATCTCACTTCTGACATGTTCCCCGGGAGATGAACTATACTCGGTATTCGGGCACAGTGCAATACGGGTTAATGATCCTGTACGGGATCTGGACTGGGTCTTCAATTACGGTACCTTTGATTTCTCCGACCCCAACTTTTACACCAACTTTGTCAGAGGCAGGCTGAACTATATTCTTTCGGTATCCGAATACAGGCATTTCGAGCAGGAGTACAGAAGAGAACAGCGCTGGATATGGGAACAGGATCTAAACATTACCCAGGCCGAAAAGCAATATCTTTTCGATTCACTGCTGATCAATTACCAGCCCGAAAACCGGTACTACCTTTATGATTTCTTCTACGATAACTGCGCCACCCGCATACGTGACGTATTTGGCGAAGCCATCAGCAGGGAGATAGTGTTCGATTATGATGTGCTTGACAAGGGGCAAAGTTTCAGGGAGCTATTGATGCCCTACCTCAGGGAGAAGCCCTGGGCCAGGCTCGGTATAAACCTTGCATTGGGACTACCCTCAGACAAGACTGCCACTCCGTGGGATTATATGTTCCTTCCCGATCATATGATGACCCTGTATGAGCATGCAGACTTTCGTGCAGGTGAAAGCCTGGCTGCGTTCACCCCGGGAAGCAGGCTGATACTTCAGGGTGAGGAGCTGCCCCGTGCGTTACTGCGCCATTCACCCCTCTGGCTCTTCATATTGGTTTTGATGGGTACCATTATCCTCTCCCATTTCAACCTTCAGTCTAAGAAATTCACATGGTGGTACGACCGGATCCTTTTCGGGAGTGTGGGACTTTTAGGTTTGCTGATCGTTTTCCTCTGGTTCTTTACCGACCACGCTGTAACCGCCTGGAACCTGAATATTATCTGGGCCCATCCGCTTCATTTCTTTATTATCTTTTTCCTTTCGGGGAAAAAGAATTTCAGGCTTATCAACTATTACTTCATGGCTAACCTTGTAATTCTCATCCTGCTGATCTTTTCCTGGCCTCTGCTGCCCCAGCCACTGCCCTGGGTGATAATGCCGCTGGTAATGGCCATGGTGGTCAGGTCAGCCGTAATAATAAGAATGTTCAAACCCGATATTCTCGGGGCCGGCCAAAAGAACAGCAAACAGGTTCAAAAGAGCAGCGGAACACCCAAACAGCCTGTCACTTCCTGA
- a CDS encoding DNA-binding response regulator, translated as MTTTKTRILLAEDDENLGLLLKEYLKAKGFETNLFANGELAFRDFVKTQYDICILDVMMPVKDGYTLAKEIRQIDEDIPIIFLTAKSMKEDVIEGFSIGADDYMTKPFSMEELLFRIEAILKRTSSSYKTAPPDEFNIGKYVFDLKKQTLQIGEKVNKLTTKESDLLKLLCTHQNKILDRNFALKTIWLDDNYFNARSMDVYITKLRKYLKEDESVEILNVHGKGFKLVM; from the coding sequence ATGACGACAACAAAAACCAGGATACTGCTTGCCGAGGATGATGAAAATCTCGGACTTCTCCTGAAAGAGTATCTTAAGGCCAAGGGTTTCGAAACCAATCTTTTTGCAAACGGTGAACTCGCATTCAGAGACTTCGTTAAGACCCAGTATGACATCTGCATTCTTGATGTGATGATGCCCGTCAAAGACGGTTACACCCTTGCAAAGGAGATCCGTCAGATCGATGAGGATATACCTATTATCTTTCTCACCGCCAAATCAATGAAAGAGGATGTTATCGAGGGGTTTTCAATTGGTGCCGATGACTATATGACCAAGCCTTTCAGCATGGAGGAGCTTCTTTTCAGAATTGAGGCAATACTGAAAAGGACCAGCAGCAGTTACAAAACTGCCCCACCCGACGAGTTCAATATAGGTAAGTACGTTTTTGATTTAAAAAAACAGACGTTGCAGATTGGAGAAAAGGTTAACAAACTTACTACAAAGGAATCGGACCTGCTCAAGCTGCTCTGCACCCACCAGAACAAGATCCTTGACCGTAATTTTGCACTCAAGACCATATGGCTTGACGACAATTACTTCAATGCACGCAGCATGGATGTCTATATAACCAAGCTGCGCAAATACCTTAAGGAAGACGAATCGGTTGAGATATTGAATGTTCACGGCAAGGGATTTAAACTTGTAATGTAG
- a CDS encoding sensor histidine kinase: MSRKVIWILIGVMTLATTGLIIVQSYWITNAIEVKEQQFRLTAWRTLGTISNEIEKQEALTMVLSELRPSSVVDSVTWSSGFTINFNHQFQSGTHSGQHSAYFYSGRFTGRPGQVDSRGLFEGSESQINFSNVDSIRIFSRPQNLLGPSHEMGHTISNRAVIVEKIIDEMLSYNKCIEDRLNVALLDSLIKKQMHNVGINLDYEFAVRNQDGEFVLKSKNFEERPEMFLRRLFPNDAFMFPNHIALYFPEQKSYILQSVGFMGLSSTLLTLIILGTFAFTIYIIIRQKKLSEIKTDFVNNMTHELKTPISTISLASQMLRDNSIPFENKNFENISNVIHEESKRLGFQVEKVLQMAIFEKGRLRLKRQEVDVHDLISNVVNNFIIKVRNQNGEIIQKLNASEPVLKIDEIHFTNIIFNLLDNAVKYSNGITHITVGTKSTNNNFHLYIEDKGVGISKENQKRIFEQFYRVPTGNIHNVKGFGLGLSYVKKIVEEHNGRISIQSESKKGTRFDITIPLKQTEDASV, encoded by the coding sequence ATGAGCAGAAAAGTTATCTGGATACTTATAGGTGTAATGACACTTGCCACTACCGGACTTATTATAGTTCAGAGTTACTGGATTACCAATGCCATTGAGGTCAAGGAGCAACAGTTCAGGTTGACCGCCTGGCGCACCCTGGGTACCATATCAAACGAAATAGAAAAACAGGAGGCGCTGACAATGGTTCTGAGTGAACTTCGCCCCTCCTCGGTAGTTGACAGTGTAACATGGTCATCAGGGTTTACGATTAACTTCAATCACCAGTTCCAGTCCGGAACCCATTCAGGCCAGCACAGTGCATATTTCTATTCAGGACGTTTTACAGGGAGGCCCGGCCAGGTGGATTCACGTGGTCTTTTTGAAGGATCCGAATCACAGATCAACTTCAGCAATGTCGACTCCATCAGGATTTTCAGCAGGCCGCAAAACCTCCTGGGCCCGTCGCATGAGATGGGCCACACAATTTCAAACAGGGCGGTTATTGTTGAAAAGATCATCGACGAGATGCTCAGCTACAACAAATGCATCGAAGATCGTCTGAATGTGGCGCTTCTTGACAGCCTTATTAAAAAGCAGATGCATAATGTTGGCATCAACCTGGATTATGAATTTGCCGTGCGTAACCAGGATGGAGAATTTGTACTTAAATCAAAAAATTTCGAAGAACGGCCCGAAATGTTTCTCAGAAGGCTTTTCCCCAATGATGCATTCATGTTTCCCAACCATATTGCCCTCTACTTTCCCGAACAGAAATCATACATTCTCCAATCGGTTGGTTTCATGGGGCTTTCTTCAACCCTTCTTACCCTGATCATTCTGGGGACCTTTGCCTTTACAATTTACATAATCATAAGGCAGAAAAAACTTTCGGAGATTAAGACAGACTTTGTCAACAACATGACCCATGAACTGAAGACACCCATCTCAACTATATCCCTCGCGTCGCAGATGCTTAGGGACAACAGTATTCCTTTTGAAAACAAAAATTTTGAAAACATCTCAAACGTTATACATGAAGAAAGCAAAAGGCTTGGTTTTCAGGTAGAAAAGGTGCTTCAGATGGCCATTTTCGAAAAGGGAAGGCTCCGATTAAAACGGCAGGAGGTTGACGTTCACGACCTTATAAGCAATGTTGTGAACAATTTCATCATAAAAGTAAGGAACCAGAACGGCGAGATCATACAAAAGCTGAATGCCAGTGAACCGGTACTAAAAATCGATGAAATCCACTTTACCAACATCATTTTCAATCTGCTTGATAATGCTGTAAAATACAGCAATGGCATAACACACATTACCGTAGGCACAAAAAGCACAAACAATAATTTCCATTTATACATTGAAGATAAGGGAGTCGGGATCAGCAAGGAGAACCAGAAACGTATATTTGAACAGTTCTACAGAGTACCCACCGGGAATATCCATAACGTTAAAGGGTTCGGACTCGGACTGAGTTATGTTAAAAAGATCGTCGAAGAGCATAACGGACGTATCAGCATCCAGAGTGAATCGAAGAAAGGTACAAGATTTGACATCACCATCCCCCTTAAACAGACAGAGGACGCATCCGTGTAA
- a CDS encoding IPExxxVDY family protein has translation MKKKVHKLIVPESNPFKLLGISSHENDYRISWVLNRRMGMKFRKADNHRGKPLLTGEYPEFSVFSSYDEDKIIKMNLVSNRCPDCFLVSDMKNIDYFLQIFGEISQEQLDGLSSKIKGDELISAVFEINPDRIKKTWHLPPE, from the coding sequence ATGAAGAAGAAAGTCCATAAGTTGATTGTTCCGGAATCAAACCCCTTCAAACTGCTGGGTATTTCATCTCATGAGAACGACTATCGCATAAGCTGGGTCCTTAACAGGAGGATGGGAATGAAATTCAGAAAAGCAGACAATCACCGGGGTAAACCGCTATTAACCGGAGAATATCCGGAATTCTCAGTGTTCAGCTCATATGACGAAGACAAAATCATTAAGATGAACCTGGTTTCAAACAGGTGCCCGGACTGCTTTCTGGTAAGTGACATGAAAAACATAGACTATTTCCTCCAGATTTTCGGAGAAATAAGCCAGGAACAACTGGACGGCTTATCTTCAAAGATCAAGGGAGATGAGCTGATTTCTGCGGTTTTTGAGATTAACCCTGACAGAATAAAAAAGACCTGGCATCTGCCTCCGGAATAA
- the rnc gene encoding ribonuclease III — MAPVFHIRTLIKSLYTNFDSNSRLRRDIISITGLRPRNIKLYISALTHRSIASKQHNGSDRDNERLEYLGDAVLSAVIADYLFKRYPGSKEGFLTKMRSRLVNRENLNRIALSMKIDKLVMLNRNGVPTKKFIYGNALEALIGAIYIDRGYKNARKFITGQIISSQAIDKLEGSEWDYKSRIIQWGQKNKQEISFESYELDKSGNPEPLFVATIHIMDTVAGEGFGCTKKEAQQLAARKALENLPS; from the coding sequence ATAGCACCAGTGTTTCACATCAGGACCCTGATTAAATCTCTTTATACGAATTTCGACAGTAACAGCAGATTACGCAGGGATATTATCTCCATAACAGGCCTCAGGCCGCGGAATATCAAACTCTATATTTCAGCACTAACACACAGGTCTATTGCAAGTAAGCAACACAATGGATCAGACCGCGATAATGAACGGCTCGAATACCTTGGAGATGCTGTTTTGAGTGCGGTTATAGCCGACTACCTTTTTAAACGCTACCCCGGCAGCAAAGAAGGATTCCTTACCAAAATGAGATCAAGGTTGGTCAACCGGGAAAATCTCAACAGGATCGCCCTCAGCATGAAGATCGACAAGCTGGTGATGCTTAACAGGAATGGTGTTCCTACCAAAAAATTCATTTACGGCAACGCACTGGAGGCCCTTATTGGAGCTATATATATAGACAGAGGTTATAAGAATGCCAGGAAGTTCATAACAGGACAGATTATTTCATCCCAGGCCATAGACAAGCTCGAAGGTAGTGAATGGGACTATAAAAGCCGTATTATCCAATGGGGGCAAAAGAATAAGCAGGAGATATCATTCGAAAGTTATGAGCTTGATAAGTCCGGCAACCCGGAGCCTTTGTTTGTTGCGACCATACATATAATGGATACCGTTGCAGGAGAAGGTTTCGGATGCACCAAGAAAGAGGCTCAGCAGCTTGCTGCAAGGAAGGCACTGGAGAACCTCCCCTCCTGA
- the fabF gene encoding beta-ketoacyl-[acyl-carrier-protein] synthase II, with amino-acid sequence MELKRVVVTGLGAITPLGKTANELWENLKNGVSGSDLITRFDTEKFKTKFACEVKNYKVEDHFDRKEARKLDLYAQYALVATDEAMKDASLDLSAVDSDKAGVIWSSGIGGLNTFLDEIAGFVKGDYTPRFSPFFIPKMISDIASGHISIKYNFRGPNFSTVSACASSTNALIDALNYIRLGKANIFITGGSEAAINEAGLGGFNAMQALSTNNEEYKTASRPFDRTRDGFVMGEGGGALVLEEYEHAVRRGATIYCELTGGGMSADAYHLTAPHPEGLGAARVMQNAIEDANLKPEDVDYINVHGTATPLGDIAEVKGIRAVFGEHSYNLNISATKSMTGHLLGAAGAVEAIAAILAVKHNIVPPTINFEHEDPDLDNKMNFTFNKAQEREVNVALSNTFGFGGHNSSVIFKKLK; translated from the coding sequence ATGGAATTGAAACGAGTTGTAGTAACAGGTCTTGGAGCAATTACACCTTTGGGTAAAACTGCAAATGAATTATGGGAAAATCTGAAAAACGGGGTAAGTGGTTCAGACCTGATTACTCGTTTCGATACCGAAAAATTTAAAACCAAGTTCGCGTGTGAGGTCAAAAATTATAAGGTAGAGGACCACTTCGACAGGAAAGAGGCCAGGAAACTTGACCTCTATGCACAGTATGCGCTTGTTGCAACGGATGAAGCAATGAAGGATGCGTCTCTCGACCTTTCTGCTGTAGATTCGGATAAAGCAGGTGTAATCTGGTCTTCAGGAATAGGAGGCCTGAATACATTCCTTGATGAGATAGCCGGGTTTGTAAAAGGCGATTATACCCCCCGCTTCAGTCCCTTCTTCATACCTAAAATGATCTCAGACATTGCGTCAGGTCACATATCCATAAAATACAATTTCAGGGGACCCAACTTCAGTACAGTATCTGCATGTGCATCATCAACAAATGCCCTAATTGATGCCCTGAACTACATCAGGCTCGGCAAGGCCAATATATTCATCACAGGCGGATCAGAAGCAGCAATAAATGAAGCCGGACTTGGAGGGTTCAATGCGATGCAGGCCCTTTCAACCAATAATGAAGAATATAAAACGGCTTCCAGGCCGTTCGACCGGACCAGGGACGGTTTCGTCATGGGAGAAGGAGGAGGTGCCCTCGTACTTGAAGAATATGAACATGCCGTCAGGCGGGGTGCAACCATATACTGTGAGCTTACCGGAGGAGGCATGAGTGCCGACGCCTACCATCTCACAGCCCCGCACCCCGAGGGACTTGGTGCTGCAAGGGTTATGCAGAATGCTATTGAAGATGCAAATTTGAAACCTGAGGATGTTGACTACATCAATGTTCACGGCACCGCCACTCCGTTGGGCGATATAGCAGAAGTCAAAGGCATCAGGGCTGTTTTTGGCGAACATTCCTACAACCTGAACATAAGTGCTACAAAATCAATGACCGGGCATCTTTTAGGAGCTGCCGGCGCTGTTGAGGCAATTGCTGCAATACTGGCTGTAAAGCATAATATTGTTCCTCCCACTATCAACTTTGAACATGAAGACCCGGACCTTGACAATAAGATGAATTTTACTTTCAACAAGGCCCAGGAGAGAGAGGTCAACGTCGCTCTCAGCAATACATTCGGATTTGGAGGACATAACTCCTCGGTTATTTTCAAAAAACTTAAATAG
- a CDS encoding acyl carrier protein produces MSDIPSRVKAIIVDKLGVDESEVTPEASFTNDLGADSLDTVELIMEFEKEFNMSIPDDKAETIGTVGDAIKFLEENAK; encoded by the coding sequence ATGTCAGACATTCCATCAAGAGTAAAGGCTATCATCGTTGATAAGCTTGGCGTTGACGAAAGTGAAGTTACACCTGAAGCTAGCTTCACCAACGATTTGGGTGCGGACTCACTGGATACAGTTGAGTTGATTATGGAGTTTGAAAAGGAGTTCAATATGTCTATTCCCGACGATAAAGCAGAAACCATAGGCACTGTCGGTGACGCCATCAAATTCCTTGAGGAAAACGCAAAGTAA